The Deltaproteobacteria bacterium genome includes a window with the following:
- a CDS encoding FHA domain-containing protein: MRVDVYKGDQYLGGYHIGSSSQLRIGRGRKNQIILPHQTVSRHHANLVRQGTRYTLMDRSSNGTWLDGERIEKAVLSRGDEFTIGPYRLRLTQEESEWDKETEIRGSSSHGDGAIFEGMVGSSDAMARLFEMIDKVASSVGTALVMGETGCGKELVARAIHNRSARSSGPFIAINCGAISRDLVESELFGHEKGAFTGAIAARKGAFEQAHGGTLFLDEIGELSLGLQPKLLRVLETGEIRRVGSQNSISVDVRVVAATHRHLKKEVEQGAFRADLLYRLFVLPLAVPPLRRRKDDIPVLAQHFLMGRSEILPDAMERLKGHTWQGNIRELKNVLERACILKGGSPIDREDLIFFDDGDDPMAGREADEATPHTLEDLERMYYTRAMEKSEGNIRAAAKWLGIPKSTFFDRAKKYGISQDGKDEGEDKD; this comes from the coding sequence ATGCGTGTCGATGTTTATAAAGGCGACCAGTACCTTGGAGGGTATCACATCGGGAGCAGCTCCCAGTTACGCATCGGCCGCGGCAGGAAAAATCAGATCATCCTTCCACATCAGACGGTGAGCCGTCACCACGCCAACCTGGTACGTCAGGGCACCCGCTACACCCTTATGGACCGGAGCAGTAACGGAACCTGGCTCGATGGGGAGAGAATTGAAAAGGCCGTTCTCTCCCGCGGCGATGAGTTCACCATAGGTCCGTACCGTCTCCGCCTGACCCAGGAGGAATCCGAGTGGGACAAGGAAACCGAGATCAGGGGGAGCTCTTCCCATGGGGATGGAGCGATATTCGAGGGTATGGTGGGAAGTTCCGACGCCATGGCTCGCCTGTTCGAGATGATCGACAAGGTCGCCTCCTCCGTGGGAACCGCTTTGGTCATGGGTGAAACGGGATGCGGCAAGGAGCTTGTGGCCAGGGCCATCCATAATCGAAGTGCGCGTTCGTCGGGTCCCTTCATCGCCATCAACTGTGGAGCGATTTCGCGCGACCTTGTGGAAAGTGAGCTGTTCGGCCATGAGAAAGGGGCGTTTACCGGCGCCATTGCGGCCAGGAAAGGGGCCTTCGAGCAGGCGCATGGCGGCACCCTTTTTCTCGACGAGATCGGCGAACTGTCCCTTGGCCTCCAGCCGAAGCTCCTGAGGGTCCTTGAGACGGGCGAGATCAGAAGGGTAGGTTCCCAGAACAGTATCAGCGTGGATGTCCGGGTGGTGGCCGCTACCCACCGACATCTGAAAAAGGAAGTGGAACAGGGGGCTTTTCGCGCCGATCTTCTCTACCGTCTTTTCGTCCTTCCCCTTGCGGTACCCCCCCTGCGGCGAAGGAAGGATGACATACCTGTTTTGGCGCAGCATTTTTTGATGGGTCGGTCCGAGATACTTCCCGATGCCATGGAAAGGCTTAAGGGACACACGTGGCAGGGCAATATCAGGGAACTCAAAAACGTTCTGGAGCGTGCCTGCATACTGAAGGGGGGCAGCCCCATAGACAGGGAGGACCTTATCTTTTTTGATGATGGGGATGACCCCATGGCCGGCCGCGAGGCGGATGAGGCGACCCCTCATACCCTGGAGGATCTGGAGAGGATGTACTACACCCGCGCTATGGAAAAGTCGGAGGGGAACATCAGGGCGGCCGCCAAGTGGCTGGGAATACCCAAATCAACCTTTTTTGACCGGGCAAAAAAATACGGCATCTCCCAGGACGGAAAAGACGAGGGGGAGGATAAGGACTGA
- a CDS encoding fuculose phosphate aldolase, giving the protein MTAEFARIGRLLFQGGLNNSHSGNLSVRIGDKLVITRRGAMLGELSASDLVPIDLKQDDSGIAIASTEVNVHRAIYRSTSALAIVHSHPRSATALSLRGDNIVPVDVEGRYYFKRVPVFQAKRAIGSEELEGGLPVLLENFPIVMIRGHGAFATGGNLEEGLQISHSLEWSCDILLRCLAMGLSPEVVMDDDGHGDW; this is encoded by the coding sequence TTGACAGCGGAATTTGCCCGTATCGGAAGGCTCCTGTTTCAAGGGGGGCTTAACAACTCACATAGCGGCAATCTCAGCGTTCGCATTGGTGACAAACTGGTAATCACCCGCCGTGGGGCGATGTTGGGGGAACTTTCCGCCTCCGATCTTGTTCCGATCGACCTTAAGCAGGACGACAGCGGAATCGCCATCGCGTCCACGGAGGTCAATGTCCACAGGGCGATCTATCGTTCCACCTCGGCTCTCGCTATTGTCCATTCCCACCCGCGTTCCGCCACGGCCCTTTCTTTAAGGGGAGACAATATCGTGCCCGTGGATGTTGAGGGCCGGTACTATTTCAAGAGGGTCCCGGTTTTTCAGGCCAAACGTGCCATCGGTTCTGAGGAACTGGAGGGAGGCCTGCCCGTTCTCCTCGAGAATTTCCCCATCGTTATGATCAGGGGCCACGGGGCCTTCGCGACGGGCGGAAATCTCGAGGAAGGGCTTCAGATTTCCCACTCGCTGGAGTGGTCGTGCGATATTCTCCTTCGCTGCCTGGCCATGGGACTGTCACCCGAGGTGGTCATGGATGATGACGGGCATGGGGACTGGTAG
- a CDS encoding alcohol dehydrogenase catalytic domain-containing protein, whose translation MRALTVTPSTGEFAVRDVPMPILEADEVLVRITRVAFTRRDRLIMENPKAVSPEGSKYLIPGHIAAGRVAETGSLVKNLAAGDLVVPTIRRDCDKCIDARSDICPHPDKYMDSGLMRAHGFAREFIVLKSRYLINLPDDLENLALLLTPLSVAEKAHREAVQILERYNFYCFHNDDPFPPRTLVTGMGLVGIMAAFLLSLYNYRITVFGRRESDDSRSAVLDPLDVEFINTARVPLERLEKTRYHFNHIFETTGDPSYIMRTIPFMGFNAIMVLMGIPENIAGETHLDIEGTALFSRMIEGNQILMGSLKAGRDAFNSSVKHLIELSDLYGKQLAGLITHTFPLEEYRKVLALDSREAILPVLDLT comes from the coding sequence ATGAGAGCCCTGACAGTGACCCCCTCCACGGGTGAATTTGCCGTCAGGGATGTGCCGATGCCGATTTTGGAAGCCGACGAGGTTCTCGTCCGCATTACACGGGTCGCCTTTACCCGCAGGGACCGCCTCATCATGGAGAACCCGAAAGCCGTCTCCCCTGAAGGGTCAAAATACCTGATACCCGGCCATATCGCCGCAGGCAGGGTGGCGGAAACCGGATCCCTTGTAAAGAACCTTGCCGCCGGGGACCTCGTTGTCCCGACCATTCGCCGCGACTGCGACAAATGCATCGACGCACGCAGCGACATCTGTCCCCATCCGGACAAATACATGGATTCGGGGCTTATGAGAGCCCACGGTTTTGCGAGAGAGTTTATTGTCCTTAAAAGCCGTTATCTCATTAATCTGCCCGACGACCTGGAAAACCTGGCCCTGCTGCTTACGCCCTTAAGCGTGGCCGAAAAAGCCCACCGCGAGGCGGTTCAGATCCTTGAGCGGTACAACTTTTACTGTTTCCACAATGACGATCCTTTCCCACCCCGCACCCTGGTGACCGGCATGGGGCTGGTGGGAATAATGGCCGCTTTTCTCCTGTCCCTTTACAACTACCGGATAACGGTTTTCGGCCGCCGGGAGTCGGACGACTCCAGGTCCGCCGTATTAGACCCCCTGGACGTGGAGTTCATTAATACAGCCCGTGTCCCATTGGAAAGGTTGGAAAAGACCAGATACCATTTTAACCATATTTTCGAGACCACCGGAGACCCCTCCTACATCATGCGCACCATCCCGTTCATGGGCTTTAACGCCATTATGGTCCTAATGGGTATACCGGAAAATATCGCGGGAGAGACTCACCTGGATATAGAGGGTACCGCCCTTTTCAGCAGGATGATAGAAGGCAACCAGATACTGATGGGCAGTCTTAAAGCGGGCAGAGACGCATTCAACTCTTCCGTAAAACATCTGATCGAGCTAAGCGATCTTTATGGAAAACAGCTGGCAGGGCTTATTACACACACGTTTCCCCTGGAGGAATACCGGAAGGTCCTCGCCCTGGATTCGAGGGAAGCCATCCTTCCCGTTCTCGATCTGACCTGA
- a CDS encoding TIGR04442 family protein, translated as MAGPDKEFYATLSGFGLGSHYFHEVLDEGVVARHRFFSGGNEFIISPDGISHTGNGGSFCPYMFGVDEPVEDLVKADVVNRLVLFGARHDGVPGIRFTKDTSGYESFKDIFLRGHTVFNYYFFIQFFHRTVLRKQQEEILKVLGRSLKRFPLALDGDDSKIAEELNDKWSELGTAFFLLKLVNQSHRDFYVKYEELYSRSHAIGEDEQTILQDLANRLRIDPYSQERIKIDIMFRDNENRQVIDEYRSVLAEIWRGEEIRFDQSAKISRLRTLALRKGIPDSFLNVLDEKLLGDKKIMTTEAPEYLIEARGVLETILLRTRRTGVHLERIDLIRLLKTKLSALENRDSAFDRILIEVGKECDDLSTRMENPTILEEFGNIITYFDRFDTVYNMVNRMAFHEEEKLSLERARSLLANRRIFEEIQDGLFRELFLNPILKNPFLPNTGRKKIEALSSGLGKIATGDLSLHDLVISLETLTREEKEYHIVKAAMDRWLKKFGRSLRGADEENAFVGDVKKMLTSRGFVRSGIPDAFLRKALDDLKMERVYVNTVLPRAVKGMNPKVREEFIRSSGLDLIRVEELEREFQVQYRLEDGAMDRIRRSNP; from the coding sequence GTGGCTGGACCGGACAAAGAATTCTATGCGACGCTAAGCGGATTTGGACTGGGGAGCCATTATTTTCACGAGGTGCTTGATGAAGGCGTCGTCGCCAGGCACCGCTTTTTCAGCGGCGGCAATGAGTTTATTATCAGCCCGGACGGGATTTCCCACACCGGCAATGGGGGCAGTTTCTGTCCCTATATGTTCGGTGTCGATGAACCGGTTGAAGATCTTGTCAAAGCGGATGTAGTCAACCGTCTTGTTCTTTTCGGGGCCCGGCACGACGGGGTTCCCGGTATTCGGTTCACAAAGGATACCTCGGGATACGAATCGTTCAAGGATATCTTCCTCCGCGGGCACACCGTCTTCAACTATTACTTCTTCATACAGTTTTTCCACCGCACAGTTCTCAGGAAACAACAGGAGGAGATCCTCAAGGTTCTTGGTAGATCCCTCAAGAGGTTTCCCCTCGCGTTGGACGGCGATGACTCGAAAATAGCGGAGGAACTGAACGATAAGTGGTCTGAACTGGGAACGGCCTTTTTTTTGCTGAAACTTGTGAACCAGTCTCATCGCGATTTCTACGTCAAGTACGAGGAACTCTATTCCCGTTCGCACGCTATCGGGGAAGACGAGCAGACCATCCTGCAGGATCTGGCGAACCGGCTGAGGATCGATCCCTATTCTCAGGAGCGCATAAAGATCGATATCATGTTTCGGGACAACGAGAACAGACAGGTCATAGATGAGTACAGATCCGTCCTGGCTGAAATCTGGAGAGGAGAGGAGATCCGCTTCGACCAGAGCGCCAAGATATCTCGATTGAGGACTTTGGCACTCCGCAAGGGGATCCCGGATAGCTTCCTGAACGTACTGGATGAAAAACTCCTTGGTGACAAAAAAATCATGACGACCGAGGCGCCGGAATATCTCATTGAGGCCAGAGGCGTACTGGAAACCATATTGCTCCGGACCCGGCGGACAGGTGTTCATCTGGAGAGGATTGACCTTATCCGCCTGCTGAAGACAAAGCTTTCCGCTCTGGAGAATCGCGATTCCGCGTTCGATAGAATATTAATCGAGGTTGGCAAGGAGTGCGACGATCTCAGTACCAGGATGGAGAACCCGACCATCCTCGAGGAGTTCGGAAATATTATCACCTACTTCGACAGGTTCGATACGGTCTATAATATGGTCAACCGGATGGCTTTCCACGAGGAGGAGAAGCTTTCACTGGAACGGGCCCGAAGCCTCCTGGCCAATCGCAGGATTTTTGAGGAAATACAGGATGGCCTCTTTCGCGAGCTGTTCCTGAACCCTATTCTGAAAAACCCCTTTCTCCCCAACACCGGCAGAAAAAAGATCGAGGCCCTTTCCTCGGGGCTCGGAAAAATAGCCACAGGTGATCTTTCGCTCCATGACCTGGTTATCTCCCTTGAGACCCTCACAAGGGAGGAGAAGGAATACCATATCGTCAAAGCTGCCATGGACCGGTGGTTGAAGAAATTCGGGCGTTCACTCCGGGGTGCGGACGAGGAGAATGCCTTCGTCGGAGATGTAAAGAAGATGTTGACATCCAGGGGCTTCGTCAGGTCCGGCATACCGGATGCCTTCCTGCGAAAAGCCCTTGATGATCTGAAAATGGAACGTGTTTACGTCAACACGGTTCTTCCCAGGGCGGTCAAGGGGATGAACCCCAAGGTCCGGGAGGAGTTTATCCGTTCCAGCGGCCTGGATCTCATCAGGGTCGAGGAACTCGAGAGGGAGTTCCAGGTTCAATACAGGTTGGAGGATGGAGCCATGGATCGGATCAGGAGGAGCAACCCATGA
- a CDS encoding polysaccharide deacetylase family protein, with protein MPHPVHSAIHPGMGEKKQHCIYHPDRDARRRCYHCLSPICPTCQRRAGGHIFCSFRCQSLYRLSEGSVRLKRMFLRGSLRLRRVERALEKVTGNGIFRIIYLGVLLLILAQTAVLLRTTREIGDLMRAPPVYSSPVLPSPSLAPAAGLTIEIPVRPLAAKTAVQKPKRENSSRPISLKASGSGRILIPIGDLTRGDPLSRKVAITFDGGGQGNAAKRILDALKTRGLKTTFFLTGEFIRRYPAIVRRIASEGHEVGNHTYSHPHLTTYAANYRQNTLPGVTRKFLISELKRNEALYEKVTGRKMEHLWRAPYGEQNKTIRRWAWEAGYRHVSWTYDSKTHQSLDGLDWVSDRSSALYLSSEQIVDKILSFDQGTESGLGGGILLFHLGSERKVDPFYPRIGELLDQLKDRGYKVVSVGSMIGTVGGG; from the coding sequence TTGCCCCACCCGGTCCATTCTGCTATTCATCCCGGTATGGGAGAGAAAAAACAACACTGCATCTACCACCCCGACAGGGACGCGCGACGGCGCTGTTATCACTGTCTTTCTCCCATTTGTCCCACGTGCCAGCGTCGGGCCGGCGGCCACATCTTCTGTTCCTTTCGCTGCCAGTCTCTTTATCGGCTGTCCGAAGGATCGGTGCGCCTCAAACGCATGTTCCTCAGGGGAAGCCTTCGGCTCAGAAGGGTGGAAAGAGCCCTGGAGAAGGTGACGGGAAACGGCATCTTCAGGATCATCTATCTCGGTGTTCTGCTTCTTATCCTGGCCCAGACCGCGGTCCTGCTCCGTACCACCAGGGAGATCGGTGATCTCATGCGAGCCCCGCCCGTTTATTCATCCCCCGTTCTTCCTTCCCCTTCTCTTGCTCCGGCCGCGGGGTTGACCATCGAAATCCCCGTGCGACCCTTGGCGGCAAAAACGGCGGTACAAAAACCCAAGAGGGAAAACAGCTCCAGACCCATCTCCCTGAAGGCATCGGGATCCGGCAGGATTTTAATCCCCATAGGTGATTTGACCCGAGGTGATCCCCTGTCGAGGAAGGTCGCCATCACATTCGACGGAGGTGGACAGGGAAACGCGGCCAAGCGCATCCTCGACGCCCTGAAAACCAGGGGACTGAAGACCACATTTTTCCTTACCGGAGAGTTTATCAGGAGATATCCGGCCATCGTCCGCCGGATCGCCTCCGAGGGTCACGAGGTGGGAAACCACACGTACAGCCATCCGCACCTGACCACATATGCCGCCAACTATCGTCAGAATACGCTTCCGGGGGTCACCCGAAAGTTCCTCATATCCGAGCTAAAAAGGAACGAGGCCCTTTATGAAAAGGTTACCGGCAGGAAGATGGAACACCTCTGGCGTGCGCCTTACGGGGAACAGAACAAGACTATCCGGCGCTGGGCCTGGGAAGCCGGGTACCGCCACGTCTCATGGACCTACGATTCAAAGACGCACCAAAGCCTGGATGGGTTGGACTGGGTAAGCGACAGGAGTTCCGCCCTATACCTGAGCTCAGAGCAGATCGTGGATAAGATCTTATCCTTCGATCAAGGGACCGAATCCGGGCTCGGCGGCGGAATACTCCTGTTCCACCTGGGGTCGGAGCGAAAGGTGGATCCTTTCTATCCCAGGATCGGTGAACTGCTCGACCAGCTCAAGGACAGAGGGTACAAGGTAGTGTCGGTCGGTTCCATGATTGGGACGGTGGGTGGAGGATAG
- a CDS encoding aldehyde ferredoxin oxidoreductase family protein — MSPHWRALDIDLSTGRIFNTEFPESRVRLFLGGRGLGAAILRDLTGPGTEPLGSDTPLIFATGPLTGAGVPSGDRFSLSTLSPLTGTVLDTNSGGRLGRSLKRAGWDLLIIRGAAQSLSILKVDNSGGELLPAGEMRGERVSTVLGKLGRTYGKSCGMAVIGPAGERVVRYASIMTERMRAMGRGGAGAVMGSKNLKAIVVMGSGEVKVHDRGRLKVVLEESNRWLRAHPVTSKALPALGTPMLVNICTRAGIFPMANFRRVAVGESKAYSGELLAREFTVGRSGCTGCYIRCGRITEVDGVRGEGPEYESLWALGPNLDITDLKAIIRAAHLCNELGLDTISTGGTLSCAMELGSLDIRRSSLNFGDSEAVLKAIGLIAAREGEGDELAEGSRTLSRKAGAEEYSMQVKGLELPGYDPRGVQGQGLAYATSSRGGCHLRGGYLIAREVLGIPKKVSGREVLGKGGHVARAQDFGAVADSLSSCRFATFALTQEYWSRMVSAVTGWEMSGEDMMRAGERIINLERILNVERGIEPEQDTLPRRFLSEPLGEGACAGEVVRLDDMLEEYYARRGWPGGVPDREKREELGLS, encoded by the coding sequence ATGTCCCCTCACTGGCGTGCCCTCGATATCGATCTTTCCACGGGCCGAATCTTCAATACCGAATTCCCTGAAAGCCGGGTCCGGCTTTTTCTGGGTGGGAGGGGGCTCGGCGCCGCTATCCTCAGGGATCTGACAGGTCCCGGTACGGAGCCCCTGGGTTCCGATACACCCCTTATTTTTGCCACCGGCCCATTAACGGGAGCCGGGGTTCCTTCGGGTGACCGCTTCAGCCTCAGCACCCTTTCCCCCCTCACCGGCACCGTCCTCGACACCAATTCCGGCGGCCGGCTGGGGCGCTCCCTGAAAAGGGCTGGCTGGGATCTCCTTATTATTCGCGGGGCGGCTCAAAGCCTTTCCATCCTCAAGGTGGATAATAGCGGGGGCGAGCTGCTGCCGGCCGGGGAAATGCGTGGCGAGAGGGTCTCAACAGTCCTGGGGAAATTGGGAAGGACCTACGGTAAAAGTTGCGGGATGGCGGTCATAGGGCCTGCCGGGGAACGTGTTGTACGCTACGCTTCCATCATGACGGAACGGATGAGGGCCATGGGCAGAGGAGGGGCTGGGGCCGTCATGGGAAGCAAGAACCTCAAGGCCATTGTGGTCATGGGGAGCGGCGAGGTCAAGGTCCATGACCGGGGACGCCTGAAAGTGGTTCTGGAGGAATCCAACAGGTGGCTTCGCGCCCATCCGGTCACCTCCAAGGCGCTTCCGGCCCTCGGCACACCCATGCTGGTGAACATCTGCACCCGTGCGGGCATCTTTCCAATGGCCAACTTCCGGAGAGTGGCTGTGGGGGAATCGAAAGCCTACTCTGGAGAACTGCTGGCCAGGGAATTCACCGTTGGGCGGAGCGGATGTACGGGGTGCTACATAAGGTGCGGCCGAATTACCGAGGTGGACGGTGTCAGGGGCGAGGGCCCGGAATATGAAAGCCTTTGGGCCCTGGGTCCAAACCTCGATATCACCGATCTGAAAGCTATCATCCGGGCCGCCCACCTGTGCAACGAGCTGGGCCTGGACACCATCTCCACCGGCGGGACACTCTCTTGCGCCATGGAACTAGGCAGCCTCGATATAAGGAGATCATCCCTGAACTTCGGTGATTCCGAGGCCGTCCTGAAGGCCATCGGCCTTATCGCGGCCAGGGAAGGCGAAGGCGATGAACTGGCGGAGGGCTCCCGTACCCTGTCCCGGAAAGCCGGGGCCGAGGAATACTCCATGCAGGTCAAGGGTCTCGAACTTCCAGGTTATGATCCCCGGGGCGTCCAGGGCCAGGGGCTGGCCTACGCGACATCCAGCCGTGGCGGCTGCCATCTGAGAGGCGGATACCTCATTGCCAGAGAGGTTCTCGGCATTCCCAAGAAGGTTTCGGGGCGGGAGGTCCTGGGCAAAGGCGGGCATGTCGCGAGGGCACAGGACTTCGGGGCGGTGGCCGATTCCCTCTCTTCCTGCCGGTTCGCCACCTTTGCCCTGACCCAGGAATACTGGTCCAGAATGGTGTCCGCCGTCACCGGATGGGAAATGTCCGGGGAGGATATGATGCGGGCGGGGGAGAGAATAATCAATCTGGAACGAATATTGAATGTGGAAAGAGGGATTGAACCGGAGCAGGATACTCTCCCCCGGCGTTTTCTGTCCGAGCCCCTTGGGGAGGGGGCTTGCGCCGGCGAGGTGGTCAGGCTCGATGACATGCTGGAAGAATACTATGCCCGGAGAGGATGGCCGGGCGGAGTTCCGGACCGGGAGAAGAGAGAGGAGTTGGGACTGTCATGA